The Caldicellulosiruptoraceae bacterium PP1 genome has a segment encoding these proteins:
- a CDS encoding chemotaxis protein CheW → MEQYLIFKLSTEYYGISIEYLESIERLMPITRVPKAKTFVKGVINLRGEIVPVIDLRERLNTEMKEFDDDTRIIIINYKNNTKVGMIIDEIHDVVFLNKEDIDPVSKDKNEFQFLVAKYNDLLINLINIDEILFDKKEEV, encoded by the coding sequence ATGGAACAATATCTTATTTTTAAGTTATCAACAGAATATTATGGTATATCAATTGAATATTTAGAAAGTATTGAAAGATTAATGCCAATTACAAGGGTGCCAAAAGCAAAAACTTTTGTTAAAGGTGTTATAAACCTAAGAGGTGAAATTGTACCAGTAATTGATTTAAGAGAAAGATTAAACACTGAAATGAAGGAATTTGATGATGATACAAGGATTATTATTATAAACTATAAGAACAATACAAAAGTTGGAATGATAATAGATGAAATACATGATGTTGTATTTTTGAATAAAGAGGATATAGACCCTGTTAGTAAGGATAAAAATGAGTTCCAATTTTTAGTAGCAAAATACAATGATTTATTAATAAATCTTATAAATATTGACGAAATACTATTTGATAAAAAAGAGGAGGTCTAA
- a CDS encoding chemotaxis protein CheC — MAFSYNDVNDIYLDVLREIGNIGTGNAVSALATMIGKRIDMNVPTVKMIDITEVPEILGGADIPIVGILLNLEGDIEGFILLVLSQASAHVLVNMLLGKSLNGYEEFTEIEKSALQEIGNILAGSYLTALSKLTNFTMSQSVPQLAEDMAGAILSFPALQFSESGDVALYIETEIFESDSKIIADFFLIPTIDSYTKMLKALGVA, encoded by the coding sequence ATGGCCTTTTCTTATAATGATGTAAATGATATATATTTAGACGTATTAAGAGAGATAGGAAATATCGGAACAGGGAACGCAGTATCTGCTTTAGCCACTATGATAGGTAAACGTATTGATATGAATGTACCTACTGTAAAGATGATTGATATAACAGAGGTACCTGAGATTTTAGGTGGTGCTGATATCCCAATAGTAGGTATACTACTTAATCTTGAAGGAGATATAGAAGGATTTATTTTGCTTGTACTATCTCAAGCTTCTGCACATGTTTTAGTGAATATGCTCCTTGGCAAATCACTAAATGGATATGAGGAATTTACTGAGATTGAAAAATCTGCACTACAAGAAATAGGGAATATATTAGCAGGTTCATATTTGACTGCATTATCTAAACTTACTAATTTTACAATGTCTCAATCGGTTCCACAATTAGCTGAAGATATGGCAGGAGCAATTCTCTCATTTCCTGCTCTACAGTTTAGTGAATCTGGTGATGTTGCATTGTATATTGAAACAGAAATTTTCGAAAGTGATAGCAAAATTATAGCTGATTTCTTTTTAATACCAACTATAGATTCATATACAAAAATGTTAAAAGCGTTAGGAGTAGCATAA
- a CDS encoding chemotaxis protein CheD: MDTIIKVGMADLNVAREPDALTTLGLGSCVGVCLYDTKAKIIGMIHIMLPYSRDSKISSNPAKYADTGIPLLLNQMEEIGAQKKFMIAKLAGGAQMFNVVKSEFMNIGKRNVEAAKEVLDENGIKIISEDTGGNYGRTITFYSTDGRLEIKTIGRGVKII, from the coding sequence ATGGATACTATAATAAAAGTAGGAATGGCAGACTTAAATGTAGCACGGGAGCCTGATGCATTAACAACTTTAGGCCTTGGCTCATGCGTAGGAGTATGTTTATATGATACAAAGGCAAAGATTATTGGAATGATACATATAATGTTACCATACAGTAGAGATTCCAAGATTAGCTCAAATCCAGCTAAATATGCTGATACGGGGATTCCACTGCTTTTAAATCAAATGGAAGAGATAGGTGCACAAAAGAAGTTTATGATAGCAAAGTTGGCTGGTGGAGCTCAGATGTTTAATGTTGTAAAGAGTGAGTTTATGAATATAGGTAAAAGAAATGTTGAAGCAGCAAAAGAGGTATTGGATGAAAATGGGATAAAGATTATATCAGAGGATACTGGAGGTAATTATGGTAGGACTATTACTTTTTATTCAACTGATGGGAGATTAGAAATAAAAACAATAGGGAGAGGGGTAAAAATCATCTAA
- a CDS encoding FliA/WhiG family RNA polymerase sigma factor: MQEATLWKQYIQTKDPKLKEELILKYMPLVKIIAGRLSLYFGTNVEYDDLISYGTLGLLDAIEKYDVNKGVKFETYAYLRIKGTIIDNIRSLDWVPRSIRQKAKEIEKAYQDLENEGKKPTDQEVAKKLNISLEELSKIQEKVSSGMIISLDNYIEQNSEVKIGSIYDFTNQPEDFIENDELKSILKKEIDNLNENERMVITLYYFEELTVKEISKIMGISESRVSQLHTRSLMKLRGKINQYFN; the protein is encoded by the coding sequence ATGCAAGAGGCTACATTGTGGAAACAGTATATTCAAACAAAAGATCCAAAACTTAAAGAGGAGCTTATTTTAAAATATATGCCTCTTGTTAAAATTATTGCAGGTAGACTTTCATTGTATTTTGGAACAAATGTTGAATATGATGATTTGATAAGCTATGGGACTTTAGGTCTTTTAGATGCGATAGAAAAATATGATGTAAATAAAGGTGTTAAATTTGAAACATATGCATATCTTCGAATAAAAGGAACAATAATAGATAACATCCGTAGTCTTGATTGGGTTCCAAGAAGCATTAGGCAAAAGGCTAAAGAGATAGAAAAGGCATATCAAGACTTGGAAAATGAGGGTAAAAAACCTACCGATCAAGAAGTAGCAAAAAAACTTAATATTTCATTAGAGGAATTATCTAAAATACAAGAAAAAGTCAGTTCAGGCATGATTATATCACTAGATAATTACATTGAACAGAACAGTGAAGTTAAAATAGGAAGTATTTATGATTTTACCAACCAACCAGAGGATTTTATAGAAAATGATGAGCTAAAAAGTATTCTTAAAAAAGAGATTGATAATCTAAATGAAAATGAAAGAATGGTTATTACCTTGTACTATTTTGAAGAGCTTACAGTTAAAGAAATTAGCAAAATTATGGGAATATCTGAATCAAGAGTAAGTCAACTTCATACAAGATCACTTATGAAACTAAGAGGCAAGATTAACCAATACTTTAATTGA
- a CDS encoding DUF342 domain-containing protein: MNLNNIKVDIKTMVTTDRMKAMVLLLQSENGVDLSAENVKQALSKNRIVYGIDEDAINRLIQNPVFDSPIVVANGKFPQKGIDSKIIYHFEIKKDLKPKELEDGRVDYKDLGIVQNVRKDDILATLVDAIDGQDGMDVLGIVLKAPKPRKLALPRGKNTYISDAGKTLKAACDGQVTFIEGKVTVLNTLEINSNVDISTGNINFVGNVHVHGSVLSGFKIFAEGNVEIEGIVEASEIEAKGDVILHKGITGMGKGKVTAGNNIFAKFIENAYVSAKNDIQAEAIVNSTVNCGNKLILIGRKASIVGGVCKVGKEVDAKVIGSLLSTTTEIEVGIDPLMLDRYHTIKKEIQELKENIKKCDQGIEVLKKLEAVNMLTDDKKEMLAKFTRSKIISNERLQSLTKEFEDIEKKLDERNEGIIKVSEVIYPGTKITIGTVCKYIKEEMKFCKFYRDEADIKVEPYK, from the coding sequence ATGAATTTAAATAACATAAAAGTTGACATAAAAACAATGGTTACAACAGATAGAATGAAGGCTATGGTTTTATTATTACAATCAGAAAATGGGGTTGATTTGTCTGCCGAAAATGTTAAGCAAGCTTTATCTAAAAATAGAATTGTTTATGGGATTGACGAAGATGCAATAAATAGACTTATTCAAAATCCAGTTTTTGATTCACCAATTGTAGTAGCTAATGGCAAATTTCCACAAAAAGGTATTGATTCAAAAATAATTTATCATTTTGAGATTAAAAAGGACTTGAAACCTAAGGAACTTGAGGATGGGAGAGTTGATTACAAAGATTTAGGAATTGTTCAAAATGTTAGAAAGGATGATATATTAGCTACATTAGTTGATGCAATTGACGGTCAAGATGGGATGGACGTTTTGGGTATTGTTTTAAAGGCTCCAAAACCAAGGAAGTTAGCCTTACCAAGAGGCAAGAATACATATATAAGTGATGCTGGGAAAACACTTAAGGCAGCTTGTGATGGACAAGTGACATTTATCGAAGGAAAAGTTACAGTTTTAAATACATTAGAAATTAATTCAAATGTAGATATTTCCACAGGTAATATAAACTTTGTTGGGAATGTTCATGTCCATGGTAGTGTACTTTCAGGATTTAAGATATTTGCAGAAGGTAATGTTGAGATAGAAGGAATTGTTGAAGCTTCAGAAATAGAAGCAAAGGGCGATGTTATCTTACATAAAGGAATTACTGGAATGGGGAAAGGTAAGGTTACTGCTGGTAATAATATTTTTGCAAAGTTTATTGAAAACGCCTATGTATCTGCTAAAAACGATATACAAGCAGAGGCAATTGTAAATAGTACAGTGAACTGTGGTAACAAACTAATACTAATAGGGCGAAAGGCATCAATTGTTGGTGGTGTTTGCAAGGTTGGGAAAGAGGTTGATGCAAAGGTAATTGGATCACTTTTATCTACTACTACTGAGATAGAGGTTGGGATTGACCCACTGATGCTTGATAGATATCACACAATTAAAAAAGAAATACAGGAGCTAAAAGAAAATATTAAAAAATGTGATCAGGGTATAGAAGTTCTCAAAAAATTAGAAGCAGTAAATATGTTAACAGATGACAAAAAAGAGATGTTAGCTAAATTTACGCGTTCCAAGATTATTTCAAATGAAAGATTACAATCGTTAACTAAAGAATTTGAAGATATTGAAAAGAAGTTAGATGAAAGAAACGAGGGTATTATTAAAGTATCTGAAGTTATATATCCAGGCACCAAAATTACTATTGGAACAGTATGCAAATATATTAAAGAAGAGATGAAATTTTGTAAATTTTACAGAGATGAAGCCGATATAAAAGTTGAACCCTACAAATAA
- a CDS encoding RND family transporter: protein MKNFGFFVAKHKKLIVLIAILLLIPALYGFFTTKINYDILTYLPKNLDSMKGQEILDKDFKQASLSMLIVQNNNPNYIKKIKDKISKVNGVDKVIWIDDIVDNSIPNDMLPEEIRSTFYSSDSTLLLIKFLDSPSSASTQKAIGEIRKIMDKSSYLSGMSAIIKDTKDISDRETPIYVIIAVVFSFILLTFTMESPIVPFIFLLCIGIAIIYNLGSNRFLGQISYVTKSLAAVLQLGVTMDFSIFLLHRFEEEKKKFQDTNEAMAEAISKTIVAIGSSAATAVAGFLALCVMKLKLGVDIGIVMAKGVFLGVLSTITILPAFILLFDKLIDRVKMINILPTFNKTAQFVSKFYHLLVALMILLILPAIYGANNTKVYYNLIDSLPKTLKSVEATDKLKKDYNMTTTHMIIVKDNISNGSINKMCSEIENVSGVTKVLAFEKFVGGGIPSSFIPETLKENFEANGYKLILVNSLYKAATNEANIQIDRINKIIKKYSKESIVAGEGALTKDLVEIAKVDFKRVDFVSIIAIFLIILLTFRSISIPVILVGSIELAIFINMSIPYYTNKIIPFIASIVIGTIQLGSTVNYAILLTTRFREELRNGLDKIEAIKVAISASSRSIVTSALAFCLSTLSVAIVAQIDMIKTLCLMLSRGALISMFVIIYLLPALLVLFEGLISKTTRGWQKTIKEEYETV, encoded by the coding sequence GTGAAAAACTTTGGATTTTTTGTTGCGAAACATAAAAAACTTATTGTTCTAATAGCTATATTACTACTAATTCCAGCATTATATGGCTTTTTTACTACAAAGATAAACTATGATATCTTAACCTATCTTCCGAAAAACCTGGATTCTATGAAAGGACAAGAGATATTAGACAAGGACTTTAAACAGGCATCATTATCAATGCTAATAGTTCAAAATAACAATCCAAATTATATTAAAAAAATAAAGGATAAAATTTCAAAAGTTAATGGGGTTGATAAGGTAATCTGGATTGATGATATTGTTGATAATTCAATACCTAATGACATGTTACCAGAGGAGATTAGATCAACATTTTATAGTTCTGATTCTACTCTTTTACTAATTAAGTTTTTGGATTCCCCATCATCAGCGTCTACTCAAAAAGCGATTGGGGAAATCAGAAAAATCATGGATAAAAGTTCATATCTTAGTGGAATGTCAGCAATTATAAAAGATACAAAGGATATTTCGGATAGAGAAACACCTATTTATGTTATTATTGCTGTTGTTTTTTCATTTATTTTATTAACTTTTACTATGGAATCACCTATTGTTCCATTCATATTTTTGTTATGTATCGGTATAGCAATTATATATAACTTAGGATCTAACAGATTTTTAGGACAAATATCTTATGTAACAAAATCACTTGCAGCGGTTTTACAGCTTGGTGTTACAATGGACTTTTCAATATTCTTACTTCATAGGTTTGAAGAGGAAAAGAAAAAATTCCAAGATACAAATGAAGCAATGGCAGAGGCCATTTCAAAGACAATTGTAGCAATTGGAAGTAGTGCTGCAACAGCTGTTGCCGGTTTTTTAGCACTTTGTGTTATGAAACTAAAGCTTGGAGTAGATATTGGTATTGTAATGGCAAAAGGGGTATTCTTAGGGGTTCTTTCAACAATTACTATACTTCCTGCCTTTATTCTTCTGTTTGATAAGCTGATAGATAGGGTTAAGATGATTAATATTCTTCCAACATTTAATAAGACAGCACAATTTGTTTCTAAATTCTATCATCTTTTAGTAGCCTTGATGATTCTTCTGATACTTCCTGCAATATATGGTGCAAACAATACAAAAGTATATTACAATCTTATTGATTCATTACCAAAAACATTGAAATCTGTTGAAGCTACTGACAAATTGAAAAAAGACTATAATATGACAACAACTCATATGATTATTGTAAAGGATAATATTTCTAATGGAAGTATAAATAAAATGTGTTCTGAAATTGAAAATGTGAGTGGTGTTACCAAGGTTTTAGCATTTGAGAAATTTGTTGGTGGAGGCATTCCATCAAGTTTTATTCCTGAAACATTAAAAGAAAACTTTGAAGCCAATGGTTATAAGCTTATATTAGTTAATTCTTTATATAAGGCTGCAACAAATGAGGCTAATATACAGATTGATAGGATAAATAAAATAATAAAAAAGTACTCAAAGGAATCAATTGTTGCTGGTGAAGGAGCTTTAACAAAGGATTTAGTTGAAATAGCTAAGGTTGACTTCAAGAGGGTAGATTTTGTATCAATAATTGCAATATTCTTAATAATCTTACTTACATTTAGATCTATATCAATACCAGTTATTTTAGTTGGCTCAATAGAACTTGCAATATTTATAAATATGTCGATACCATATTATACAAACAAGATAATACCTTTTATTGCTTCAATTGTTATTGGGACAATACAATTAGGGTCCACAGTAAACTATGCAATATTATTAACAACAAGATTTAGAGAGGAGTTAAGAAATGGGCTAGACAAGATTGAAGCAATTAAGGTTGCAATTTCTGCATCATCACGGTCAATTGTAACAAGTGCATTAGCATTTTGTTTATCTACATTATCAGTTGCTATTGTTGCACAGATTGATATGATAAAAACCCTTTGTTTGATGCTATCACGTGGTGCACTTATAAGTATGTTTGTAATAATCTATTTGTTACCAGCCTTATTAGTTCTTTTTGAAGGGCTTATAAGTAAAACAACACGTGGCTGGCAAAAAACTATAAAAGAAGAATATGAAACGGTATAA